A genomic segment from Bombus affinis isolate iyBomAffi1 chromosome 13, iyBomAffi1.2, whole genome shotgun sequence encodes:
- the LOC126923373 gene encoding uncharacterized protein LOC126923373, which translates to MCSIARLLSCALLLLSGTIVVIASEQAVSNFETVHTSNAAILNRLGLAPLQIPDGHHKKRLAGPEPPGLGSQTRIHQPYSRRHGHRDSHVYIVKLPASPPYYTITKPHKTTKDDKITKTGPNFPVGFQGNGKPAKIYHWNLPVVKKIGEKKRLYSQLKLEQAKKKMDVTKKYQNSKNFVETRGSSKISQDLPHQENKKYFDNNNDKINVRQSSDSPSKHVRYNDKRLNYPDHEEKKNESTKKNESTKKSSTNLSNKTYRLDDSGVHRIHLTNELHGSRNTAKVKKHRKKAAMSYYAPITGKSGSTSIHKNFPGNGKPKAFYVMEKSRKPVYYHPLLP; encoded by the coding sequence ATTGCTGAGCTGCGCGCTGCTGCTCCTTTCGGGCACCATCGTTGTAATCGCATCCGAGCAAGCGGTGTCCAACTTCGAGACGGTTCACACGAGCAACGCGGCGATCTTGAATCGGCTCGGTCTCGCGCCGCTTCAGATCCCCGATGGACACCATAAGAAACGTCTGGCTGGTCCCGAGCCGCCTGGACTCGGCTCCCAGACACGGATCCACCAACCTTACAGCCGTCGACACGGACATAGAGACAGCCACGTCTATATCGTGAAGCTTCCTGCCAGTCCGCCGTACTACACGATTACGAAACCGCACAAAACGACGAAAGACGACAAGATAACCAAGACTGGACCGAATTTCCCCGTAGGATTTCAAGGAAACGGGAAACCAGCGAAGATCTATCACTGGAATCTTCCTGTCGTGAAGAAGATCGGCGAGAAGAAGAGACTGTACTCTCAGCTAAAGCTGGAGCAGGCTAAGAAGAAGATGGACGTCACCAAGAAGTATCAGAACTCGAAGAATTTTGTAGAGACTCGGGGCAGTTCGAAGATCAGTCAGGATCTTCCTCATCAAgagaataagaaatattttgataacAACAACGATAAGATTAACGTTCGTCAAAGTAGTGACAGTCCATCGAAGCACGTAAGATACAATGATAAGAGGCTCAACTATCCCGATCACGAAGAGAAGAAAAACGAATCGACGAAGAAAAACGAATCAACGAAGAAAAGCAGCACCAACTTGAGCAACAAGACCTACAGGCTGGATGATTCAGGCGTGCACAGGATTCACCTGACGAACGAACTTCACGGCTCGAGGAACACGGCAAAGGTGAAGAAACACCGGAAGAAGGCAGCCATGTCGTACTACGCGCCAATCACCGGCAAGTCCGGCTCCACGAGCATCCACAAGAACTTCCCCGGAAATGGGAAACCGAAGGCGTTCTACGTGATGGAGAAGAGTCGCAAGCCCGTCTACTATCATCCCTTGTTACCTTAA